The nucleotide sequence CCTTCACGCAGGGCCTGCTGAACCTCGACGCCGGCACCGGCGAAGACGCGCAGGCTTCCGAAGAGCTCGAAGCACAGTTGTCCGGCGATGACATCACCGTGGCCTTCAACCCGCACTACCTCGTTGAAGGTTTGAGCGTCATCGAGACCAAGTACGTTCGCTTCTCCTTCACCACCGCTCCCAAGCCGGCCATGATCACGGCCCAGGCTGAGGCCGACGGCGAAGACCAGGACGACTACCGCTACCTCGTGATGCCGGTCCGCCTTCCCAACTAATCGGCAAAACCCGCCCCGCTTTCGCAGAAAAGAGTTCGCACTGTGCACATCGGATTGATCGGCCTTGGAAAAATGGGTTTCAACATGCGGGAACGCATGCGGAAAGGCGGCATCGAGGTCACAGGCTTCGACCGGAATCCCGAGGTCACCGATGCCGCTTCGGTCGACGAGCTCATTGCCGCCCTTCCTACTCCGCGGCTCGTGTGGGTCATGGTTCCCTCAGGGGAGATCACTGACGCGGTCGTGACGGAACTCGGCGGGAAACTGAGCCCCGGCGATATGGTGATCGACGGCGGAAATTCACGTTTCACCGAAGACCAGAAGCACGCTGCCGCGCTGGCCGAGAAGGGCATCCGCTTCGCTGACTGCGGTGTTTCCGGCGGCGTCTGGGGTCTCCAGAACGGTTACGGCCTCATGGCTGGTGGAGCTGACGAAGACATCGAACTTGCCATGCCGGTCTTCGACGCTCTTCGTCCTGAAGGCGATCGGGCCGACAGCTTCGTCCACGTTGGCGGCGTTGGCGCCGGCCACTACGCCAAGATGGTGCACAACGGTATCGAGTACGGCTTGATGCAGGCCTACGCCGAGGGATATGAACTCCTCGCCGCAAAGGACATCGTCAAGGACCTTCCGGGAACGTTCCGCGCATGGCAAAAGGGAACGGTTGTCCGGTCCTGGCTCCTGGACCTCATGGTGAAGGCACTCGACGAAGATCCGGGGCTGGCCTCCATTGACGACTACGTCGAAGATTCCGGCGAGGGCCGCTGGACCGTGGAAGAAGCCATCGCCAATGCTGTTCCAGCACCGGCCATCACGGCTGCGCTCTTTGCACGCTTTGCTTCGCGCGAAGACAACTCACCGGCCATGAAAATGGTTTCCGCCCTGCGTCACCAGTTCGGCGGACACGCCACCCGTCCGGCCAACTAGGCCGCAGGAGTCCTGCAAACGGCGTGTACCTCGAACATCTTTCGCTGACTGATTTCCGCAGCTACGCACAGGTAGACCTGAAACTGGGTCCCGGTGTCACCGTGCTGGTGGGTTCCAACGGCATCGGCAAGACAAACCTCATGGAAGCCATCGGCTATTTGGCTACCCTGAGCTCGCACCGTGTCAGCACAGACGCGCCATTGCTTCGTTTTGGTTCAGAACGCGCATTGATCCGGGCCCGTTTGGTCCGTGGTGAGCAAGCGACGGTCATCGAGCTTGAAATCAATGCCGGGCGCGCCAACCGGGGACGCATCAACCGGGGAAACCCGGTGCGCGCACGGGACATCCTGGGCATTTGCCACACGGTGCTGTTCGCGCCCGAGGACCTGGCACTGGTGAAGGGGGACCCCTCCAACCGCCGGCGCTTCCTCGATGAACTGCTGGTCAGCCTGGTACCCCGCCATGCTGCCACCCGCAGTGACTACGACCGCGTCCTGAAACAGCGGAACGCCCTGTTGAAATCGGCCCGTGCAGGCAAATTCACTGCGGGTCATGAAGCAACCCTGGATGTGTGGGACCAACACATGGCCAAGGCCGGGGCCGAACTGCTGCACGCCCGGCTGGAGTTGGTGGAGCGGTTGCGTCCGCACCTGAACAGCGCCTACGCCCAACTCACGGATGGTTCCAAGGACGCCGGGGCGGTTTACCGCTCCACCATCCAGGACATCCTGGACGACGACGGCGGTCCGGCCGACTACGGAACGGAACCTTCGCCGTCGGTTGAGGACCTCAGGCTGCTGTCCGTCGACGAACTCACCGAACGCTATGTCCAGGCCTTCGCAGCCTCGCGGAAAAAGGAACTTGAGCGGGGCATCTCGCTTGTTGGCCCGCACCGCGACGAGTTGGAACTCGTTCTGGGACAGGCTCCAGCCAAGGGCTATGCCTCCCACGGCGAAACGTGGTCCATGTGCCTGTCCTTGCGCCTCGCTTCCTACTACGTCATGTTGGACGATGCCCGGACTGGTGGAACTGCGCCGATACTGATTCTGGACGATGTTTTTGCCGAATTGGACGTGCAGAGGCGGCGTAAACTGGCTGCAATAGTGGCCGGCGCCGAACAGGTTCTGGTGACTGCTGCCGTCGATGCCGATATCCCTGAGGAGCTGGCCGGACGGCGCGTAACCGTTGTTCCGGGAGGCATCGATGGCGAAGGATAGTCCCGAAGGACTGCAACCGGGCCGGGATCCGGACGAAATTGATGCTGCCCAGGCGGCGCTGAACCGCATGCGTGAAGCAGCCGCGGCCCGAGGTGAAGTAAGGCTGCGTGCCCCCAGGCCCGGATCTGCTCCCAAACGCAAGGGTCTGCGGGATACCCGGGGTTTTGCGCAGTTTCATGGCAGCGGCCGCGACCCCTTGGGCTTGGGCAATGTTGTGGGAAGGCTTGTGGCAGAACGCGGTTGGACTTCTCCTGTTGCCGTCGGTTCCGTCATGGCCGAATGGGAAACGTTGGTTGGGTCGGACATCTCCGCCCACTGCACCCCGGAGAGTTTCACCGACACCACGCTGCATGTCCGCTGTGACTCAACGGCATGGGCCACGCAATTGCGGTTGCTCAGTACCAGCCTCTTGGAGATGTTCCGGAATGAGCTGGGTGAAGGGGTTGTCACCAGCATCCAGGTACTGGGGCCATCAGCTCCAAGTTGGCGAAAAGGCGGGCGCAGTGTCAACGGCCGCGGCCCCCGGGATACTTACGGCTGAACGGCGTGCAGGGCGTTTCAACGCCCCCGGGTCGTATAGGCACCCATCGGGACCTCCGCAGGGCCATTGCAGATAGGGCCAGCGGCCTCCCATCGGCATATTCAGCTCTGGGCTGCCCCCGTATTTGCAAGGATTCACGGGTTTCCACGATAGAATTGGCGTAGATCACTGAGCGCCGGTGAAACGTCGTCGGATCCCGAATCCACTCCTGTGGCAGTTGGGAACCCCCGTCGTCGGAGTAATCGGCGCAATCAGTCACGTGCCCGTTGGCGGCCGCGGTTCGCCGCGGGCAGCTGCGGGAACGGCCGACATCGAGTACAGAGGAGTCGAAAGCGCCTGTGGCTAACGACAATGCAGAGACCTTGGCAGTAGAGCCCCAAGAGGAGACTGTTCCCACGCCTGATACGCCTGCGGAGGCCCCCAGGGAGTACGGTGCCAGCGACATCACCGTGCTGGAAGGCCTCGAAGCCGTGCGCAAACGCCCCGGTATGTACATCGGTTCAACCGGTCCCCGCGGCCTGCACCACTTGGTCTATGAAGTGGTGGACAACTCTGTTGACGAGGCCCTGGCCGGTTACTGCAGCCATATCGAAGTAACGCTCCGCGCTGACGGCGGAGTGCAGGTGGTCGATGATGGCCGCGGCATTCCCGTGGATATCCACCCCACCGAGGGTAAGCCCACGGTTGAAGTAGTCATGACCATCCTGCACGCCGGCGGCAAGTTCGGCGGTGGAGGGTACGCGGTTTCGGGTGGTCTGCACGGTGTCGGCATTTCGGTTGTGAACGCCCTTTCCCGTCGTGTGGACACGGAAGTGCGCCGCCAGGGCCACGTTTGGCGGATGACCTTCGCCGACGGCGGCAAGCCCCAGGGCGAACTCGTCAAGGGAGAAGAAACCGAGCGTACCGGAACGTCCCAGACGTTCTACCCCGACGGAACGATCTTCGAATCCACTGAGTTCGACTTCGAGACTCTTCGCGCACGTTTCCAGCAGATGGCCTTCCTCAACAAGGGCCTGCGGATCACGTTGACTGACGAGCGTCCGGTCAACCGCGATGGCGATGACGACCTTGACCTGGACGCAGTAGCCACCGAAGGCGAAGTTGCAGCCGAGCACCGCACGGTTGTCTACGAGTACCCGGACGGCTTGCTGGACTACGTCAAGCACCTCAACTCGAACAAGAAGGTCGAGATCGTCCACGAGGACGTCATCGCTTTCGAAACCGAGGACACTGAGCGGCACATCGCCGTCGAGGTTGCCATGCAGTGGACCACCGCTTATTCGGAAAGTGTCCACACGTACGCGAACACGATCAACACCCACGAGGGCGGAACGCACGAAGAAGGCTTCCGTGCCGCTATGACATCGCTGATCAACCGCTATGCGCGCGAGAAGAGCATCATCAAGGAAAAGGAAGACAACCTTACCGGTGATGACATCCGCGAAGGCCTGACTGCGGTGATTTCGGTAAAGCTTGCTGAACCGCAGTTCGAAGGCCAGACCAAGACCAAGCTGGGCAACTCCGAGGTCAAGGGCTTTGTCCAGCGCGTGGTTACTGACCAGCTGGGTGACTGGCTGGAACGGAACCCGGGCCCGGCCCGCGACGTTATCCGCAAGGCCATTTCAGCCGCCCAGGCCCGCATGGCCGCCCGGAAGGCGCGCGACAATGCCCGCCGAAAGAGCCCGCTTGAGTCCTTCGGTATGCCCGGTAAGCTCTCTGACTGCTCGTCGAAGGATCCTTCGCGCTGCGAGGTCTACCTCGTTGAGGGTGACTCGGCCGGCGGCTCGGCCAAGCGTGGGCGCAACCCCGAAACCCAGGCGATCCTGCCGCTGCGTGGCAAGATCCTGAATGTGGAGCGCGCACGCCTCGACAAGGCTTTGGGTAACGCTGAAGTCCAGTCCATGATCACCGCATTCGGCACGGGAATCGGCGAAGACTTCGACATCTCCAAGCTCCGCTACCACAAGATCGTGTTGATGGCCGATGCCGACGTTGATGGTCAGCACATCACCACCCTGTTGATGACGTTGCTGTTCCGTTACATGCGCCCGCTCATCGAGAACGGTTATGTGTACCTGGCCCAGCCGCCGCTGTACCGGATCAAGTGGTCCAATGCCGCGCACGACTACGTCTACAGCGATCGTGAACGCGACGAGACCATCCGCAAGGGTGCCGCCATGAACAAGCGCCTCCCCAAGGACAACGGCATCCAGCGCTACAAGGGCCTCGGTGAAATGGACTACACCGAGCTGTGGGATACCACCATGGATCCGGGTCGCCGCACGTTGCTGCAGGTAACCATGGACGACGCATTGGCAGCCGACCAGACCTTCTCCGTGTTGATGGGCGAGGACGTTGAATCACGCCGTAACTTCATCCAGCAGAACGCCAAGGACGTCAGGTTCCTCGATATCTAAGGGCCCAGCAGGGCACCTGAATATTCCAGAACCGACATATACCTGAAACGGAAACCTTAGATTATGAGTGACGAAACTCCCGAAGTCCCGGCTGAATCGAACGACGCCGAGGAAGTTGTTCTTGAGGGTGATGTGCTGACCGACCGCGTGGAGCAGGTGGACCTGCAGACAGAGATGCAGCGGTCCTACCTGGACTACGCCATGGCCGTGATCGTCGGCCGCGCCCTCCCGGACGTCCGCGACGGACTCAAGCCAGTTCACCGCCGCGTTTTGTACGCAATGTTCGACGGCGGCTACCGCCCCGACCGCTCCTTCAACAAGTGCGCCCGCGTCGTGGGTGACGTCATGGGTACCTACCACCCTCACGGTGACATGGCGATCTACGATGCCCTGGTGCGCCTGATCCAGGACTGGACCATGCGCTACCCGCTGGCACTGGGCCAGGGTAACTTCGGCTCGCCCGGCAACGACGGCGCTGCTGCACCGCGTTACACGGAAACCAAAATGGCGCAGCTGGCCATGGAGATGGTCAGGGACATCGACGAGGAAACCGTCGATTTCCAGGACAACTACGACGGCAAGAACCAGGAACCGACCATCCTGCCGGCCCGTTTCCCGAACCTGCTGGTCAATGGCTCCTCAGGCATCGCCGTCGGCATGGCAACCAATATCCCGCCGCACAACCTCCGTGAAGTTGCCGAGGGCGTCCAGTGGGCACTGGAAAACCCCACCGCCACGCGCGAAGAGTTGCTTGAAGCCCTGTTGCTGCGTATCAAGGGACCCGACTTCCCCACAGGCGCCACCATCCTGGGCCACAAGGGTATCGAGGACGCTTACCGCACTGGCCGCGGCTCCATCACGATGCGCGCGGTAGTCAACGTTGAAGAGCTCCAGGGCCGTACCTGCCTGGTAGTCACCGAGCTTCCGTACCAGGCCAACCCGGACAACCTGGCGATCAAGATCGCCGAGCTGGTCAAGGACGGCAAGATCCAGGGCATCGCCGACCTCCGCGATGAGACCTCCGGCCGCACCGGCCAGCGCCTGGTGATCGTCCTCAAGCGCGACGCCGTGGCCAAGGTGGTCCTGAACAACCTCTACAAGCACACGCAGCTGCAGGACAACTTCTCGGCGAACATGCTGGCAATTGTCGACGGCGTGCCGCGCACCTTGAGCCTGGATGCCTTCATCCGGCACTGGGTTGCCCACCAGATGGACGTCATTGCGCGCCGCACCCGTTACCGGCTGCGCAAGGCCGAGGAAGAAGCGCACATCCTGCGCGCACTCCTCAAGGCACTGGACATGCTGGATGAAGTCATCGCGTTGATCCGTGCGTCCAACACCACGGAAGCAGCCCGCGAAGGCCTGATGGAGCTGTTGGAGATCGACGAGCTCCAGGCCCGGGCCATCCTCGACATGCAGTTGCGCCGCCTGGCCGCCCTGGAGCGCCAGAAGATCCAGGACCGGCACTCCGAGCTCGAAGCGATGATCGAGGAATACAACTCGATCCTGGCTTCCGAGGAACGCCAGCGCCAGATCATCAGCGAGGAACTCGCTGAAATCGTTGCCAAGCATGGTGACGACCGGCGGACGCACATCCTGATGGGCTTCGACGGCGACATGTCCATGGAAGACCTGATTCCTGAAGAGGAAATGGTTGTCACCATCACCCGCGGCGGCTACGTCAAGCGCACCCGCAGTGACAACTACCGTTCGCAGCAACGCGGCGGCAAGGGCATCAAGGGAGCCCAGCTGCGTGGCGACGACGTGGTTGAGCACTTCTTCGTCACCACCACCCACCACTGGCTGTTGTTCTTCACCAACTTGGGCCGCGTTTACCGCGCGAAGGCCTACGAACTTGCCGAAGCCGGTCGCGACGCCAAGGGTCAGCACGTTGCCAACCTTCTAGCCTTCCAGCCGGACGAGCACATCGCCCAGGTCCTGGACCTGAGGGATTACCAGCAGGCTCCGTACCTGGTTCTGGCCACCAAGAACGGCTTGGTCAAGAAGACGCGGCTGGAAGACTACGACACCAACCGCACCGCCGGCGTCATCGCCATTAACCTGCGCGATGGTGACGAACTGGTTTCAGCCCAGCTGGTCAGTGAAACAGACGATCTCCTGCTTGTCTCACGCAAGGGCCAGTCCATCCGCTTCACAGCCACGGATGACGCCCTGCGGCCCATGGGCCGTGCCACTTCAGGTGTTACGGGTATGAAGTTCCGTGAGGACGACGAACTGCTGGCCGCGGACGTGGTTCAAGATGGCTCGTTCGTGTTCATCGTGACCGAAGGCGGTTATGCCAAGCGGACTGCCGTGGATGAGTACCGGCTCCAGGGCCGCGGCGGTTTGGGTATCAAGGTAGCCAAGCTGGCCGAGGACCGTGGCGACCTTGTAGGCGCTTTGATCGTCCAGGAAGAAGACGAAGTCCTGGTGGTCATGGAGGGCGGCAAGGTGGTCCGCTCAGCCGTGACCGGCGTTCCCGCCAAGGGCCGCGACACCATGGGCGTCATCTTTGCCAAACCGGACAAGAATGACCGCATTATTGAAGTTGCCCGCAACAGCGAACGCGGTTTGGAAGGCGAGGAATCCGAAGACGGAGCCGACGATGACGTAACGTTGGCTGCAGAGGACGGCGCCGCTGCGGTGACCGCAACGCCCGCAACGGAAAACGACGCAGACCCGGAAAGTGAATCGGGCGCGGAGCTGAACGAAGACAATACCGGAGGTAACGAGTGAGTAATTCCGACTCATATCCCAAGCCGAGCACAGGTGTCCCCGGCGGACTCCGGCAGCCCTCGGGCAATGCACAGGCAGGAACGCCTGCACGGCCCCAGCAACGACCCGGAGCAGGAGCCACCGGTTCAGGAGCCACAGGCGCACGACCGGCGACGGGTGCCAACTCCGCTCCGCGACCTGCCGGTGCCCCCGGACAGCGTCCCGCTCAAGCCGGACAACGACCTGCCCCGGCGGGACAACGTCCTGCGGGTGCCCCCGGGCAGCGTCCGGCCCAGCCCGGCCAGCGGCCTGCAGGGGCCCCGGGCCAGCGTCCGGCCCAGGGTGCCCCCGGCTTGGTAAAGCCCGCTCCCAAGGCGAAGGTGCGCCGTGCACGCCTCCTGGTCAGCAAGGTGGACCCGTGGTCGGTGCTCAAGATGGCGTTCCTGCTGTCCGTAGCGCTGGGCATTGTCACTGTCGTGGCCGCAATCGTTCTGTGGACTGTGCTGGACCTTACGGGAATCTTCAACCAGGTGGACAGCCTCCTGGGCACTCTCGCAGGTTCTGAAGGCGGCGGTTTCGAGCTGAAGAAGATTGCCTCGCTGGGCCAGGTTGCCTCGTTCGCCACCATCATCGCCGTGGTGAATGTTGTTCTGCTGACGGCGCTGTCCATGCTGTCGGCTGTGCTGTATAACATTTCTGCAACATTGGTTGGCGGCGTCGGCGTCACCCTGACGGACGACTAGAAGAAATCCGCGGAATTTCGCCATTTTCGGCGGAAATCTTCCGCGAAATTGCCTCGATTTGAGATCGGGCCGGGAAGTGCTGTACAGTCATATCTCGGCCCGATGAGGCATCGGGGCGTATAGCTCAGGCGGTTAGAGCGCTTCGCTGATAACGAAGAGGTCCCAGGTTCAAGTCCTGGTACGCCCACGGAACCAAAACAGGTTCAGGTAAAACTGAGCCGGAATGAGGTACTTGTGAAGAAGTTGCTGATAGTTGTGGCAGCGGCAATCGCAGGTGTCCTGGTTTATAAAAAGAACCAGGAATCCGAAGCCCGGAAAGATGTCTGGAGCAAATCAACCGATACGGTTGATTAGCCGAGGATCCCGGTTCTGAACTGGTAAAAGCCAGTCCGGAGATGGGGTATGATTGACGGGTTGCTTCTTATG is from Paenarthrobacter nicotinovorans and encodes:
- the recF gene encoding DNA replication/repair protein RecF (All proteins in this family for which functions are known are DNA-binding proteins that assist the filamentation of RecA onto DNA for the initiation of recombination or recombinational repair.) — its product is MYLEHLSLTDFRSYAQVDLKLGPGVTVLVGSNGIGKTNLMEAIGYLATLSSHRVSTDAPLLRFGSERALIRARLVRGEQATVIELEINAGRANRGRINRGNPVRARDILGICHTVLFAPEDLALVKGDPSNRRRFLDELLVSLVPRHAATRSDYDRVLKQRNALLKSARAGKFTAGHEATLDVWDQHMAKAGAELLHARLELVERLRPHLNSAYAQLTDGSKDAGAVYRSTIQDILDDDGGPADYGTEPSPSVEDLRLLSVDELTERYVQAFAASRKKELERGISLVGPHRDELELVLGQAPAKGYASHGETWSMCLSLRLASYYVMLDDARTGGTAPILILDDVFAELDVQRRRKLAAIVAGAEQVLVTAAVDADIPEELAGRRVTVVPGGIDGEG
- a CDS encoding DLW-39 family protein, whose amino-acid sequence is MAAAIAGVLVYKKNQESEARKDVWSKSTDTVD
- the gyrA gene encoding DNA gyrase subunit A; protein product: MSDETPEVPAESNDAEEVVLEGDVLTDRVEQVDLQTEMQRSYLDYAMAVIVGRALPDVRDGLKPVHRRVLYAMFDGGYRPDRSFNKCARVVGDVMGTYHPHGDMAIYDALVRLIQDWTMRYPLALGQGNFGSPGNDGAAAPRYTETKMAQLAMEMVRDIDEETVDFQDNYDGKNQEPTILPARFPNLLVNGSSGIAVGMATNIPPHNLREVAEGVQWALENPTATREELLEALLLRIKGPDFPTGATILGHKGIEDAYRTGRGSITMRAVVNVEELQGRTCLVVTELPYQANPDNLAIKIAELVKDGKIQGIADLRDETSGRTGQRLVIVLKRDAVAKVVLNNLYKHTQLQDNFSANMLAIVDGVPRTLSLDAFIRHWVAHQMDVIARRTRYRLRKAEEEAHILRALLKALDMLDEVIALIRASNTTEAAREGLMELLEIDELQARAILDMQLRRLAALERQKIQDRHSELEAMIEEYNSILASEERQRQIISEELAEIVAKHGDDRRTHILMGFDGDMSMEDLIPEEEMVVTITRGGYVKRTRSDNYRSQQRGGKGIKGAQLRGDDVVEHFFVTTTHHWLLFFTNLGRVYRAKAYELAEAGRDAKGQHVANLLAFQPDEHIAQVLDLRDYQQAPYLVLATKNGLVKKTRLEDYDTNRTAGVIAINLRDGDELVSAQLVSETDDLLLVSRKGQSIRFTATDDALRPMGRATSGVTGMKFREDDELLAADVVQDGSFVFIVTEGGYAKRTAVDEYRLQGRGGLGIKVAKLAEDRGDLVGALIVQEEDEVLVVMEGGKVVRSAVTGVPAKGRDTMGVIFAKPDKNDRIIEVARNSERGLEGEESEDGADDDVTLAAEDGAAAVTATPATENDADPESESGAELNEDNTGGNE
- a CDS encoding DUF721 domain-containing protein, with the translated sequence MAKDSPEGLQPGRDPDEIDAAQAALNRMREAAAARGEVRLRAPRPGSAPKRKGLRDTRGFAQFHGSGRDPLGLGNVVGRLVAERGWTSPVAVGSVMAEWETLVGSDISAHCTPESFTDTTLHVRCDSTAWATQLRLLSTSLLEMFRNELGEGVVTSIQVLGPSAPSWRKGGRSVNGRGPRDTYG
- a CDS encoding DUF3566 domain-containing protein, with protein sequence MSNSDSYPKPSTGVPGGLRQPSGNAQAGTPARPQQRPGAGATGSGATGARPATGANSAPRPAGAPGQRPAQAGQRPAPAGQRPAGAPGQRPAQPGQRPAGAPGQRPAQGAPGLVKPAPKAKVRRARLLVSKVDPWSVLKMAFLLSVALGIVTVVAAIVLWTVLDLTGIFNQVDSLLGTLAGSEGGGFELKKIASLGQVASFATIIAVVNVVLLTALSMLSAVLYNISATLVGGVGVTLTDD
- the gyrB gene encoding DNA topoisomerase (ATP-hydrolyzing) subunit B yields the protein MANDNAETLAVEPQEETVPTPDTPAEAPREYGASDITVLEGLEAVRKRPGMYIGSTGPRGLHHLVYEVVDNSVDEALAGYCSHIEVTLRADGGVQVVDDGRGIPVDIHPTEGKPTVEVVMTILHAGGKFGGGGYAVSGGLHGVGISVVNALSRRVDTEVRRQGHVWRMTFADGGKPQGELVKGEETERTGTSQTFYPDGTIFESTEFDFETLRARFQQMAFLNKGLRITLTDERPVNRDGDDDLDLDAVATEGEVAAEHRTVVYEYPDGLLDYVKHLNSNKKVEIVHEDVIAFETEDTERHIAVEVAMQWTTAYSESVHTYANTINTHEGGTHEEGFRAAMTSLINRYAREKSIIKEKEDNLTGDDIREGLTAVISVKLAEPQFEGQTKTKLGNSEVKGFVQRVVTDQLGDWLERNPGPARDVIRKAISAAQARMAARKARDNARRKSPLESFGMPGKLSDCSSKDPSRCEVYLVEGDSAGGSAKRGRNPETQAILPLRGKILNVERARLDKALGNAEVQSMITAFGTGIGEDFDISKLRYHKIVLMADADVDGQHITTLLMTLLFRYMRPLIENGYVYLAQPPLYRIKWSNAAHDYVYSDRERDETIRKGAAMNKRLPKDNGIQRYKGLGEMDYTELWDTTMDPGRRTLLQVTMDDALAADQTFSVLMGEDVESRRNFIQQNAKDVRFLDI